From a single Lolium rigidum isolate FL_2022 chromosome 7, APGP_CSIRO_Lrig_0.1, whole genome shotgun sequence genomic region:
- the LOC124674162 gene encoding 40S ribosomal protein S15: MADVEVDPEVAAGAPLKKRTFRKFSYRGVDLDALLDMSTDDLVQMFPARARRRFKRGLKRKPMALVKKLRTAKKNAPAGEKPEPVRTHLRNMIIVPEMIGSLIGVYNGKTFNQVEIKPEMIGHYLAEFSISYKPVKHGRPGIGATHSSRFIPLK, encoded by the exons ATG GCGGACGTAGAAGTCGATCCCGAGgtggccgccggcgcgccgcTGAAGAAGAGGACGTTCCGCAAGTTCAGCTACCGCGGCGTGGACCTTGATGCCCTCCTCGACATGTCCACCGACGACCTCGTCCAGATGTTCCCCGCTCGTGCCCGCAGAAG GTTCAAGAGGGGTCTCAAGAGGAAGCCCATGGCGCTCGTCAAGAAGCTGCGCACGGCG AAAAAGAACGCCCCTGCTGGTGAGAAGCCTGAGCCAGTGAGGACTCATCTCCGCAACATGATCATTGTCCCTGAGATGATCGGCAGCCTTATTGGTGTCTACAATGGCAAGACTTTCAACCAGGTTGAGATCAAGCCTGAGATGATTGGCCATTACCTTGCAGAGTTCTCCATCTCCTACAAGCCAGTGAAGCACGGTAGGCCcggtattggtgccacccactccTCGCGGTTCATCCCTCTCAAATGA